From Megalobrama amblycephala isolate DHTTF-2021 linkage group LG24, ASM1881202v1, whole genome shotgun sequence, the proteins below share one genomic window:
- the asb8 gene encoding ankyrin repeat and SOCS box protein 8, whose protein sequence is MSSTMWYIMQSIQSKYSLSERLIRTIAAIRSFPHDNVEDLIRRGADVNRMHGTLKPLHCACMVADADCVELLLEKGAEVNALDGYNRTALHYAAEKDEGCVELLLEYGAQPNALDGNKDTPLHWAAFKDNPECVRALLESGACPNVRDYNNDTPLSWAAMKGNLESVRVLLEYGAQVHVTNLKGQTPISRLVALLARGLGTEQEEECLELLCRAAGRFEIRRADGSLPRELSKDPQLLARLTNLVAQPPSLRALARCAVRNSLGVQYLPSAVKQLPLPESVKEYVLLRD, encoded by the exons ATGAGCTCTACTATGTGGTACATCATGCAGAGTATTCAGAGCAAATACTCATTGTCGGAAAGGCTCATTCGAACCATAGCGGCCATTCGCTCCTTCCCTCATGATAACGTGGAAGACCTTATACGCAGG GGAGCAGATGTGAACAGAATGCATGGCACGCTGAAGCCCCTTCACTGTGCCTGTATGGTGGCTGATGCTGATTGTGTGGAGCTTTTGCTGGAGAAAGGCGCAGAG GTAAATGCCTTGGATGGTTACAACCGCACTGCCCTGCATTACGCAGCGGAGAAGGACGAGGGTTGTGTGGAGCTGCTTCTAGAATACGGGGCCCAGCCAAACGCACTGGACGGCAACAAGGATACCCCACTGCACTGGGCCGCCTTCAAAGATAACCCAGAGTGCGTACGGGCCCTGTTGGAGAGCGGCGCGTGTCCAAATGTCCGCGATTACAATAACGACACGCCCCTCAGTTGGGCGGCCATGAAGGGCAACCTGGAGAGTGTACGTGTGCTGCTTGAGTACGGCGCTCAAGTTCACGTCACCAACCTAAAGGGCCAGACGCCCATCTCGCGGCTGGTGGCGCTGCTGGCTCGGGGCCTGGGCACGGAACAGGAGGAAGAGTGCCTGGAGCTGCTTTGCCGTGCCGCGGGGAGGTTCGAGATCCGCAGGGCCGACGGCTCCTTACCTCGTGAGCTCAGTAAAGATCCTCAGTTACTGGCTCGACTCACAAACCTGGTAGCCCAGCCGCCCTCGTTGCGAGCCTTAGCGCGCTGCGCCGTTCGTAATAGCCTGGGAGTGCAGTACCTCCCGTCTGCGGTGAAACAGCTCCCGCTTCCAGAGTCAGTGAAAGAATATGTGCTCCTCAGAGACTGA